From the genome of Leptodactylus fuscus isolate aLepFus1 chromosome 1, aLepFus1.hap2, whole genome shotgun sequence, one region includes:
- the LOC142201267 gene encoding uncharacterized protein LOC142201267 — MYTDDKPFSCPQCGKCFTYKSHLVDHKRIHNGEKPYLCSECGKYFTQKSNLVRHQRIHKGEKPFSCQECGKCFTYKSHLVQHQRIHTGEKPYSCAECGKCFTLKSTLVDHRKTHTGEKPFSCPECGKCFTLKSNLVEHKRTHTGEKSYSCPECWKCFTQKSSLVRHQRIHTGEKPYLCSECGKCFTQKLHLVEHQRIHTGEKPYSCPECGKCFISKSELVKHQRTHTGEKPFSCSECGKCFMAKSHLVKHLKIHTGEKPYLCPECGKRFTQKSRLVDHQRTHTGEKPYSCPECGKCFAQKSILVEHQRTHTGEKPYSCPECGKCFAHKSSLAEHQKAHTGDKLYSCPICRKFFALKSRLVKHERLHTADKPYSCPECGICYAYKSHLVRHQKIHSGDKPFSCLECGKYFVHESSLAEHQRTHTEEKPYSCSKCKKCFPLKSRLVKHERLHTADKPYSCPECGKCFTYKSELVRHERTHNGEKPYSCPECLKCFSVKANLVEHQRIHTGEKPYSCPECGKCFICKSALVKHERIHTGEKPYSCPECGKCFAVKANLVEHQRIHTGEKPYLCPECGKCFTIKSHLVRHQGTHNREKPYSCPDCGKWFVQKSILVEHQRIHTGEKWIGSGFST; from the exons ATGTACACAGATgataagccattttcatgcccacaatgtgggaaatgtttcacttacaaatcacatcttgttgaccATAAAAGGATTCACAACGGGGAGAAACCTTATttgtgttcagaatgtgggaaatattttactcagaaatcaaatctagtaagacatcagagaattcacaaaggggagaagccgttttcatgccaagaatgtgggaaatgttttacatacAAATCACACCTTGttcaacatcagagaattcacacaggggagaagccatattcttgtgcagaatgtgggaaatgttttacacttAAATCGACTCTTGTTGATCATCgaaaaactcacacaggagagaagccattttcatgtccagaatgtgggaagtgcTTTACTctcaaatcaaatcttgttgaacataaaagaactcacacaggggagaagtcatattcatgcccagaatgttggaaatgttttactcagaaatcaagtcttgttagacatcagagaattcacacaggggagaagccttatttatgctcagaatgtgggaaatgttttactcagaagttacatcttgttgaacatcagagaattcacacaggagagaagccatattcatgcccagaatgtgggaaatgttttatctctaaatcagaacttgttaaac atcaaagaactcacacaggggagaagccattttcatgttcggaatgtgggaaatgttttatggcTAAATCACACCTTGTTAAACATCtaaagattcacacaggagagaagccatatttatgcccagaatgtgggaaacgttttactcagaaatcacgtCTAGTTgaccatcaaagaactcacacaggagagaagccatattcatgcccagaatgtgggaaatgttttgctcagaaatcaattcttgttgaacatcaaagaactcacacaggagagaagccatattcatgcccagaatgtgggaaatgttttgctcataaATCAAGTCTTGCTGAACATCAAAAAGCTCATACAGGAGATAAGCTGTATTCGTGCCCAATATGTAGGAAATTTTTTGCTCTTAAATCACGtcttgttaaacatgagagacttcacacagcagataagccatattcatgcccagagtgTGGGATATGCTATGCTtataaatcacatcttgttagacatcaaaagATTCACTCAGGAgataagccattttcatgcctagaatgtgggaaatattttgtcCATGAATCAAGTCTTGCTGAACATCAAAGAACCCACACagaggagaagccatattcatgttcaaaatgtaagaaatgttttcCTCTTAAATCACGtcttgttaaacatgagagacttcacacagcagataagccatattcatgcccagaatgtgggaaatgttttacctataaatcagaacttgttagacatgaaagaactcacaacggggagaagccatattcgtgtccAGAATGTTTGAAATGTTTTTCTGTAAAAgcaaatcttgttgaacatcagagaattcacacaggagagaagccatattcatgcccagaatgtgggaaatgttttatctgtaAATCAGCACTTGTTAAACATGAAAgaattcacactggggagaagccatattcgtgtccagaatgtgggaaatgttttgctgtaAAAgcaaatcttgttgaacatcagagaattcacacaggagagaagccatatttatgcccagaatgtgggaaatgttttactattaaatcacatcttgttagacatcaaggAACTCATAatagggagaagccatattcatgtcccgaCTGTGGGAAATGGTTTGTTCAGAAATCaattcttgttgaacatcaaagaattcacacaggggagaagtggATTGGAAGTGGATTTTCAACCTGA